The sequence ACTTGACACAGCTTATAGCCTAAACATCCGCTGGCCCCGGTGACGAGCAATTTCGCCATTGGTCTACCTCCTCCTTTACCGTCCGGGGAGCGATCGCCATACCCTTTCCCAGAGCGATCGCACTTGCTCCCAGACTTCGGGGAACTGGATTCCAAAGAAGAGTTGGAGCGCTAGGACAATCACCGCAATGGCGATCGCGGCGCGGACGGTCGCTTTGAAGACGCTCACCAGCCAAGTGAAGACTAGAAATGAGATGAGAAGTGCGGCAATCAGCAGAAGCCAGTTCATCACACCCGACGCTTACCCAGAATTTATGCTGCCTAGAATAGCGTAGAAGATTCTTGAACGGCTAAGTTGGGACGTCAACCATCCGACTCATGCCTACCCTACCTCAAGAAACAGCTTCCGTTGATCAATCAATCAGGACTTACGCAATCGGGCGATTTTGCTCGGATTACACCCGCACAAAATCACCTAAAAGACTAGGGAACTCCGGACTGCTCCTATGTAATCCCCAAAATTGCCCAAAAGGGGCGATCGCCCGTTCCAGCCACAGGAGGTTCAAGCTAGCCCAGCCAGATGAAAGCTCACAGTAGAAATGCTCAGCAAGAATGATATGGTAAACCCAAGAGCCTATCGCTGCATTGGCGGAGTGCTTGGTTTGTACTGTTTTACGGTTGAATCACGTTACGGTTGCGGATGAACTACGTCATTGCTGTATTGCCCGATCGCATTCAGGCTGAATCTGCCTACACTGCCTTGGAAGCCGAAGGTTTGCCTATGAAGCAAGTCGCTATTCTGGGTAAGGGCTATCAAACGGCAGATGAGTTTGGTTTTCTTGAGCCAGGGAAGCAAGCCCGGAGACAGGCGCGGCTCATGTCTTTCTGGCTCGTTCCCTTTGGATTTATCGGTGGTGTAGCCTTTAATATGTCTACTCAGTACGACCTATTTGATTGGGCAGGCCGTCTTGGTAATGAGGTTATTGGCGGCATTTTTGGGGCGATCGCTGGGGCAATGGGCAGTTTTTTCGTCGGCGGTGGCGTTGGACTGAGTAGCGGCAGTGGCGATGCCTTACCCTATCGGAATCGCCTCTCCCGAGGAAAATATTTGGTTGTGGTGAGCGGTGCGCCCAACATCACTAACCAAGCCACCAAAATTCTCAAAGGCTTCAATCCCGAAAATATTCAGGGATATGTGGATACCTCCCATTAAGTAGCTAGAAATAAAACCCCAAAGGCCCTGTGCGGGCGGCGCAGGGCTAGATCTGGTTTTTAATTCAGTCGGGTTACTTAATACAGTTGTTTAATTTAGTTTTTTTGATTGCAACCATTCCATGACGCAACTTCCAACCGATCTCGATGGGGCGATCGCCCAAGCCAAACAAGCAACTCAAGCGGCCCTTGCCGATGGCTACTCCCGCTTGCAGGTGGAATTACTCTTTCCCGAACTGAAGGTGATGCCCGTCGCCCAGACTTTCTTGGCTCCCTTTGAGGACCTGGAGTCCAAACTTCGGGTGATCTTCCCCGATGCTGGAGCTGCCGCCCTTGCCCGCCGCGACTGGGGAGAAAAGCCCTACGCCATTCGGGGCATTCGTGACATGAATAGCGAGATTCAGCCGGAAGAAACGCTGATTATCTTCGTAGAGCCCTCCTCCGTTGAAGTACAAGAGGTCGAGGCGTTTTGTACCGCAGCGGGCGATCGCCCTGTCGTACTGCTGAATCCACGCTTAGAAGATGTTGCCACCATCGGAATTGGCTATGCCGGACGCCAACTTCGAGAGCGATTTTTAAGCCTATTCGACTCTTGCTACTACCTGCGTCCAATGGAAGGAGCCGTCATCTTCCGCTGCTATCCTTCACCCTGGCAGGTCTTTTTAGAAGGTGAAGATGGTGAGTACACTCTCATTGCTGAACAGCCCAGTAAGCCCATCGGGGATGACCTCACCCGCCTTCTAATGCAGGCCACAGGAGAGGGGGGAAATGAGTCAGATACCCCCATTACGCCTGTGCGGAAACCCGGTTTACTGTCGGGATTACAAAATTTTCTACGTGCCCTTAGCCAGTAGCGGAGCAAGCCTTAGTTTGTTCCGTTCTGTCTCGGAGTCGGCTGAGCGTTAAAGTCCGGAAAAACCAAGTCATCACCAGGAACGGTTCCTGAGTCCGTCGGCGGAAGATCACCGGGTGCGCCTGGAAGCTGAAACGGATCAGAATTGAGATCGAATCCGGGCGCAGGCACATCGGTAGGGATAGCGGATGGATCGGTCAGTTCCATGTCCGCTCCGCTGTCTGGCAGGGTGGCTAAACCAACGCGATCGCCCCCCACAGAACGGAGTAAATCCAACACTTCAACCACGTCGTTGTAGCTGGCAGACCGGGACGCATAGAGAACAACCGTGCCTGTTGGATCGGTGGCTTGGAAGTCAAACATCGCATCCAAGAGCTGATCGCGAGTAACAGGTGTACGCTCAATGTAAGTTTGGCCAATCGGGTCAATGCTAACGATGAGCATGTTCCGCATTTCGGTACTGCCCGTAGAAGCGCGAGGCAAATCTAAGCCAATGGTGGACTGACGGGTTAGCCCCAGGGCGGCCAGAATAAAGAAAGTCAGAATACAGAAAATAACGTCAATAAGCGGAATGATTTCAATACGGGCTTCTTCCGATGCGTGTTCCGATCGCAGTTTCATAAAAAAAGTCCTCTGGTGCGCTGAACGGGCGATCGCGCTATTTCTCACTAGGGTCTTTGAAAATCGTTTCAACTAAATTGGTTTCAGGTGGCGATGCAAGCGATGGTGGAGTAGACGCACTGCGGGCTGGAAGCAGATTTGATCCCGATTCAATCCAATCTTTGCGATATAAAAGCTCTAACTCATTCCCGGCCTTACGAAACAGTTTCGATTGTCCCGCAACTAGCCCTTGAAAAACCCGATAAAACGCAGCCGTAAAAATCGCAATAATTAGACCTGCGGCAGTACTGATTAAGGCTTCTGCAATTCCCAAGGTCACGCCTCGCGTATCCGAGGTTCCAATATCCCCTAAGCTGATCGATCCCAAGGAACTAATCAAGCCCAGCACCGTTCCCAGCAGTCCTAGCAACGGAGCCAGAGCAATCACCGCTTCCATAACCTTTTCGCCGCGCCGCATGGCTGCCAGTTCCTCATCTGCCGCCGATTCTAACGCCAGTTGAAAGACCTCTGGTGGCGGATTTTGCAGCCCAAGGGGAGCGTATAAAAAGCGTCCGATGGGCTGATCGATGGATCGGCGTGCGACATCTGACGCTGCAATCCAATCTCGGTGAGCCGCTTCTAGAACCCGACCTGCAATTTCGCGTTCGCGGGTTAAAATCTTTGACCAAAACCAGATGCGCTCGATGATTGCACTGAGAGCCAACATTGAAAGTAATAGCAGGGGCCACATGGCAGGGCCACCTTTCACAAAGAGTTCAGGAATATTCACAGCTAGTTCTCACTTGAGTTCGCGTCTCACACCGGGGATGATAGCAACTTGCGGCTGATGGGAGGAAGAATTTTCACTCAGCACAGCAAGTTGGTAGGGGGTTGCTTTTAATTTGCCTGTAGATTAACCGCTAGACTGGACTATTGGCAATCGACAAAGCATGAGCAAGGTTTGGAAAATCCATTCTATCGTTTCGTTAGGGGAAATGATCTCGTCGCTCTGACGGGTCAGGATGTGCTTTAGTTTCATTAGGAACAGGGGAAAGTTCACAGATTGCGCAACGTTTTAATAAAGTTGTGTAAGGTTACGGAGATCCTGGTACAGGCAAACGGGCATACTGAGCATAGTTCAATACTCATAGTAATCTCGAGTGAGTGCTGAAACGACACCCATAGGAGTTTTTCCAGTCCAGAACAGTTCTCGACTCTTCCTTTACAGCTTGTTTAGGGGTGTTATCCATTCCCCTTAAGATCGGTATTTTGAGGGTTAAAAGATTTTCTGGTCGTAAACTCCCCCAACTCTCGCATAGGCTGACGGCAGTCTTCGTTCAATTTACTTATTCCTGTTTTACCTAACCTGCCACAGCTAGCGCGAGATGAGACTGCTGAGGCTTACCTGTAATCAGGCGATGCGATCGCATGAGCAAATGGAAATGGGTTTATTTTCCCCAGGTTTACATCGGAATTCGTGAAAAGTTGCTGATCAGTTTCACGCTGCTGTTCAGTGTCGTTTTTGTGGTTTCGTACTATTGGCTTTATCGAGCAGCCATTGGGCAAGTGGTGGTGCATCTCCAGCAGGAACTGCTGCAAACGGCGCTTTTTATGGAGGAGGCATTTGCGTCTAACCCGTCTTTAGAGGGAAACACATCTGCGGATGTCGGAGACCAAAAGCACCTGCAAGAGATTTACAGGATGATTTCGTTGGCGGATCTTGCATCTGGACATCATTACCACTACATCTTTTGGCAGGTTACTTCGCCCATTGCATTTCTCCGGTTTGCCCAGGTGTTGCACATCGATGCGATTGCAGAAGGCATTGAAACCGAGCGGCAGAAAATGATTCTCAGACGCATGCGCTGCAAATATGGGCAGGGATGCTTCTACGCCAAACCGCTAACGGCGACGCAAGTGCTAGACCTTCTACATCGACTGAATGCGGATACATTACCTGTTTAGACGGACATTGGGCGATCGCCCTTCCATCCAATTCGCTCAAACCGGCATGAGCGATCGCTGGCAGGTTG comes from Synechococcales cyanobacterium T60_A2020_003 and encodes:
- a CDS encoding DUF1995 family protein — protein: MTQLPTDLDGAIAQAKQATQAALADGYSRLQVELLFPELKVMPVAQTFLAPFEDLESKLRVIFPDAGAAALARRDWGEKPYAIRGIRDMNSEIQPEETLIIFVEPSSVEVQEVEAFCTAAGDRPVVLLNPRLEDVATIGIGYAGRQLRERFLSLFDSCYYLRPMEGAVIFRCYPSPWQVFLEGEDGEYTLIAEQPSKPIGDDLTRLLMQATGEGGNESDTPITPVRKPGLLSGLQNFLRALSQ
- a CDS encoding biopolymer transporter ExbD, encoding MKLRSEHASEEARIEIIPLIDVIFCILTFFILAALGLTRQSTIGLDLPRASTGSTEMRNMLIVSIDPIGQTYIERTPVTRDQLLDAMFDFQATDPTGTVVLYASRSASYNDVVEVLDLLRSVGGDRVGLATLPDSGADMELTDPSAIPTDVPAPGFDLNSDPFQLPGAPGDLPPTDSGTVPGDDLVFPDFNAQPTPRQNGTN
- a CDS encoding MotA/TolQ/ExbB proton channel family protein, producing the protein MNIPELFVKGGPAMWPLLLLSMLALSAIIERIWFWSKILTREREIAGRVLEAAHRDWIAASDVARRSIDQPIGRFLYAPLGLQNPPPEVFQLALESAADEELAAMRRGEKVMEAVIALAPLLGLLGTVLGLISSLGSISLGDIGTSDTRGVTLGIAEALISTAAGLIIAIFTAAFYRVFQGLVAGQSKLFRKAGNELELLYRKDWIESGSNLLPARSASTPPSLASPPETNLVETIFKDPSEK
- a CDS encoding EAL domain-containing protein; protein product: MSKWKWVYFPQVYIGIREKLLISFTLLFSVVFVVSYYWLYRAAIGQVVVHLQQELLQTALFMEEAFASNPSLEGNTSADVGDQKHLQEIYRMISLADLASGHHYHYIFWQVTSPIAFLRFAQVLHIDAIAEGIETERQKMILRRMRCKYGQGCFYAKPLTATQVLDLLHRLNADTLPV